The window CTGTATCATATTGCTTGTTATTTTCTAAGAAAAGTAATATTTCAATTTCAAGCTTTGTTAGACCATACTTCTCTGATATTTGATGGCATTTTTTCTCGTACAATTTTTTGAATTGCTGACCACTAAAGAGAAGCTCTAGCGTATTATTCATCCATTGATACCTCTAGTCTGTATAGTTCATTTGAAAAAGTTCGTTTTTGAATTGTTCGATTTGAAACTGTTCTGTATAGAACTAATTTTGAAGTAAAAAAAAGAATATGTCAAGCTAATTTAACATATTCTTTATTCCCGTTTATATGACTTATACGTTACTATTTTAGGAAATGGTCATTTTGTTCATATGTGACTTTCTACTCTCGTTACTGGTATCCAAATTTCGCTCTTATAGTCAGGCAAGGTCGTGTCTTTGCTCTCATTCCACAAAATCTCAGGTCCTTCTACTATTTCATAACTAGAGGACGGAAACCATTCGGAGTAGATTCGACCCCAGATATTTTGTAACGTTTCTGGAAAAGGACCAACTGCTTCAAACACTGCCCATTTGGAAGCAGCCACTTCTAATTTTTCTAAACCATCAGGACATATATTCGTCGTTGCTACCCCAATATAGTGATCTAACTCGCCTTTTTCCTCCATTCTCCCTTCAGAGAAATTTACGGAAGCACTTATTAGACCCTTTGGCTCAATGTTTGATAGTTCTTTGAGTTTTGTAATCATTTCCATGTTTAAGCTTTGCCACATTGCTGCAATTTCTGGATTCACACCATTAAAGACGATTGGTACTCTTTTTTTCAATCCAACAATTTGAAATGCTTCTTTTTCAACAATTCGGTAATTCATTTCATTCCCACCTTCTATGGTTAGTTGGAAGGTCATTTGGGGATATGCTTTTAATAGATGCTGATTCTTCCTAGCTTCTGATGGTGTTACACCATGCATATTTTGAAAAGCCCTGGTAAACGAATCTGCAGAACCATAACCATATTTCATCGCAACATCAATGACCCGTAACTTGCTCCCTATAAGGTCAAATCCTGCTAATGTTAATCTTCTCCTGCGTATATATTCACTAAGACTGACACCTGCAAGGAAAGAGAACATCCTTTGAAAATGATATTCGGAACAATATGCGATTCTCGCAACCTTCTTGTAATCTATATCCTCCAAGAGATTCTGTTCCAAGTAATATAGTGCTTCATTCATCTTTTTGAGCGTATTCAAAATGACACCTCCTATTACCGTTAAGAATAGCAAACACCAATCGATTGCATCCGACTTTTTCAGCACGTATTATGGCGTTTTGGCACCGCCTAAATTCCTCAGCATATGATATTACCAACCCACGAAAAGGAGTGCTGAACACGAAATGTATCATAATGGTTACCCTTATTGGGGATGTTCACCAAGACCACAAGGGGGATGTATCCCTATAAGAGACTATGGTCCACATCCTTTTGTAGTCAATATCGAAGGTGCTACGAAACAAAATACGACATTCCGTACCGCTTTATGGACAGGAGAATATTTGCAACTTACGTTAATGAGTATTGAGGTCGGAGACGATATAGGTCTAGAAATCCACACGGATCATGACCAATTCATTCGTATTGAAGAAGGCCAAGGTCTTGTCATGATGGGCGATAGTAAAGATCGATTAGATTTCCAGGCGAACGTCTATGAAGACTATGCAATATTTATTCCTGCAGGCAAATGGCACAACCTAATTAATACAGGCTGTACGCCACTCAAATTGTATTCTATTTATGCACCACCAGAGCATCCACACGGTACAGTTCACAATACCAAACAGGATGCTGAGCGGGCACACGGTTATTAGGCAATAGAATTATACAGAAAACTTGGTATTCGCCAAGCCTCTGGCGAAGAGAATGCCTTAGTTGCACTTATGTACATCAGATAAAATTTATAAATTCTGATGTACATAAGGTCTTTTAAAACAGCTCTAATGAATCGATTAGAGCTGTTTTTCCCCTGCCTTCACTAACGTTTTACTCCCTACCAACATGAAGCCTTGCAAAAATAAAAGAATTCCAGAACCAATTAACAACCATTCGATTTTCAAAACATCCGCTAATGGTCCAAACACAAGCATTCCCAAAGGCATCATCGAGGTAGAAATCATTCCTAGAACTCCAAAGACCCTCCCTAGATACTCCTCTTCCACTTTTTCTTGTAAAAGTACTGTTGAAGGGGTGTTAAATAAAGGGATCGCTACCCCTATAATGCTCATGAATAACAAATAGATCCAAAAGTTCGGAATGATCCCCAAAGCAAATGTACATAGACCAAATATCATACAGCCTAATGTCATGGTGTGTATTTTATTCTTAAAGCCTCCCCAAAAAGCCATCACGAATCCACCTAGCATCATCCCAATGGAAAAAGCAATTTCTATAGCCGTTAATCGCCAAACATCACTACCAAAACTGCGTGTAACCTGAAGAGGAGTTAAAAAAGCTGCCGGTGCAATGAGCACAAAGAAGACAGCGAAAAAGACAAAAAACTTCTTCAAAAAAGCATGCTGACGAATATAATTAATCCCTAGTTGTAAATCTTTAAAGTAACTGGTTGTTTGCTCTTGCAGGGCTTTTGCATGCACTGGAATTTTCAGAAGGAATAGTAACGTAAAAATCGCAATTACTGCTGTAATCACATCAATGAAGAAAATAGCCTCTAATGTAGCAATGCTCAGAAGAACGGCACTAGCCATTGGAGCTAGAAGATTGACGATCGCATGAATACTCCCATTGATTCCATTCACTTTTGTAAGATTGTCGGCTGGAACTATCTGTGGAAGTATGGCTCCCACCGCTGGTGTCTGGATGCCAGTCCCGACCGCCCGAATCGATGCCATCAGAAATAAAAGCCACGTAGTTCCATATCCCAAAAGAAAAACAATCGCCAGAATCAGTGTTGCCGTTGCAATCAGCGCATCCGCCATAATGATGAGGTTCTTGCGATTATAACGATCTGCCCATACCCCCGCAATCGGAGATAAAAAAAACGTAGGAAGAAACCCACATATAATATACATCGTCATCATTAATCCCGACTCAGTTGTTAACGTAATATACCATAAGATAGAAAACTGCACTAAAGCAGAGCCAAAAAGCGATATCGTTTGACTTGATAAAAATAGAATAGTATTCTTTTGCCAATTCGAATAACTATCATTTACTTGTTCGTTTGTTTGCATACTGATTTCACGTCCTTACTTATCATCACATAAAGAAGACTTGTGTAGTGTCGAAGATGATTATATCAAAACATAAACTGAGAATAAATGCCACTGTTACGGATACACTAAGAAATATTTTTCAAGTAGATTTCAAAATACATTAAACAGATTTATGGAGGCTATAGTATGGAAACCTTTCAATTAGCAGACAAGATGGTCTTCTCAGACAAATCCTTAACGAAAAAGATTATTTATAGCGATAACAGTATCTTAGTTTTCGTTCTCAACTTTAAGCCTGGACAGGTATTACCTCCTCATACTCATCCAGGGATGGTTACAATTGTTCAAATCCTACAAGGGACTGCAATATTTACAGTAGACGGAAAGGATACTCAACTTACTTCGGGACAGGGACTCATCTGTCAGGAGAAAGAAATGCTGAGTTTACAGAATAGTGGAGATGAAGATCTTTCCCTTTATGTAACTCTTTCACCAGGACCTGAGAATAAGATATTCGCTGAGGAAATCTAGAGCACATCTAAAAGAGCCTAATCAATCAAATGATAGGCTCTTTATTCTATATTTCTTATCTATTTATCCTTCTTCTTATCCGTTGGAACAAAGTTTAGAATTTCCTGTGTCTCAAAACTGTCGATCAGTCTATCTTGCCAATCATAATAGTTAAGCCTTTCTTCTAGCTTTTTAAGATCACCCATGGCACTCTCACGGATTTCTTCTGAAGTATTAGGATCATCAATGAGTTGTTTTAGTTTGGCAATGGATTTCTCCATCGTACTGCTATTCATCATAATAGCTGCTCGCCATTTAATTGTGAAGTAATCAAAAAAGCACTGATACCAATCTTCTTTGATTGTATATAAATCCTTCCTTTCCCCTTTTACCCAAACCTTTTCCACCATATTTAAATCAAGTAAGCTTCTAACCGAAACACTCATACTTGTTTTACTCATACCAAGCTCTTCTTTCATTTCATCAAGCGTAAGCGGCTTATTGGCAAAAAACAGTAGACCATATAACCTTCCAGCAGATTGAGTGATTCCATATAGGTTCATGTTTTGAGCAAGTGCCTCTATAACCATAGCTCTAGACTTTTCTAATATTTTAATATCATTCAATGATTTCACATCCTATAAATTATTAATACTATTTAGTTCTAGCCTACATATTCACGAAAGAAATGTAAAGTGCTCTTTTATAGCATAATCGGGAGTATATAAGAGTATTTATAAGTAATCTTCCTGGATATTACGTACAGTTATAACTGTACGTAATATATAAACGATAAACACGGTATACAAAGTTTGAACTATATCAAACAAACGGACTATAATTAATGAGGTCATAGTGGCCAAATTAAAGAGGTGAAAAAATGATAACAAATATAAAAATTAAAGTCAGTGATGTGACCAAGATTTTTGGTAAATCCTCAAAAAGGGCTTTGCAGTTAATAAAAGAAGGAAAGTCAAAGGATCAAATATTAAAAGAAACGGGATCAACAGTTGGTGTCAATCGTGCATCCTTTGAAGTCAAGTCAGGCGAAATTTTCGTTATTATGGGTTTATCCGGTAGTGGCAAGTCTACCCTAGTCCGATTGCTAAATCGTCTGATTGAACCAACGTTAGGCCAAATCCATATCGATGGTAAAGATGTAGTGAAGATGAGTAAGGAAGAACTTAGGGAAGTAAGAAGAAAGAAAATAAGTATGGTCTTTCAAAAGTTTGCATTGTTCCCTCATAGGACAGTGCTAGAAAACACTGAATATGGTTTAGAAATTCAGTGTATTGAAAAGTCCAATCGACACAAAAAAGCAATGGAAGCCTTACACTTAGTAGGACTTAATGGTTATGAAAACCAGTACCCTAGTCAGCTTAGTGGTGGAATGCAGCAACGTGTAGGACTTGCGAGAGCTCTAGCAAATAATCCAGATATTCTTCTAATGGATGAAGCATTTAGCGCATTAGATCCTTTAATTCGAAAAGATATGCAGAATGAGTTGCTAGAATTACAATCTACTATGGAGAAAACAATCGTCTTTATCACCCATGATTTAGATGAAGCACTTCGTATTGGAGACAGAATTGCACTAATGAAAGATGGTAATATCGTACAAATCGGAACACCTGAAGAAATATTGATGAGTCCTTCGAATGAGTATGTTGAGCGATTCGTAGAGGACGTAGATCTTGCGAAAGTATTAACCGCGCAACACGTTATGAAGCGTGCAGAGACCGTTCAAGTTGATAAAGGTCCTCGCGTCGCACTTAAGTTAATGAAGGATTTAGGAATCTCATCAATTTACGTCGTGGATAAACAGCAAACTCTACTCGGGGCAATTACCGCAAAAGATGCTTCGAAAGCAGCGGAGGAAAACCAATCATTAACAGCCATACTAGATAAAGATATAAATGTAGTTGGAACAGACACAATCTTAATCGATTTATTTGATAAAGTATCATCGTCCAGCATCCCCGTGGCAGTTACGGATGGAAAAGGGCGCTTAAAAGGAATTCTAATCAAAGGGGCTGTTATTGGGGCTCTTGCTGGTAACGAGCAATATATCAATGCGGTTGCTAGTTCCCAGGTAACAGAATCTAAGGAGGTGATGTAAGATGAACGGTATTTTACCGAAGCTTCCTTTAGCAAAATGGATTGATAGTTTAGTAGACTGGATGACCGCTACCTTTGGCGGAATATTTGATAGCATATCTGATGGGGTTGAATTTTTCGTAGAAGGAATTGTCTCAGGTTTAGGCGCGATGCCTGCTATACTCCTAATTATTCTCGTGACGTTGCTATCTTGGAAAGTTTGTAATATACGAATTGGAGTCTTTGCATTACTAGGTTTGCTTCTAATTGATAATCTAGGGTATTGGGAACATATGTTAGAAACACTTGCTCTTGTTTTGACTTCCGTATTGATTTCTATCGTTATTGGAATACCTACTGGTATATGGGCATCACAAAGCGACAGAGTTAGGCAGGTTGTTACACCTATACT of the Desulfuribacillus stibiiarsenatis genome contains:
- a CDS encoding AraC family transcriptional regulator, which codes for MNTLKKMNEALYYLEQNLLEDIDYKKVARIAYCSEYHFQRMFSFLAGVSLSEYIRRRRLTLAGFDLIGSKLRVIDVAMKYGYGSADSFTRAFQNMHGVTPSEARKNQHLLKAYPQMTFQLTIEGGNEMNYRIVEKEAFQIVGLKKRVPIVFNGVNPEIAAMWQSLNMEMITKLKELSNIEPKGLISASVNFSEGRMEEKGELDHYIGVATTNICPDGLEKLEVAASKWAVFEAVGPFPETLQNIWGRIYSEWFPSSSYEIVEGPEILWNESKDTTLPDYKSEIWIPVTRVESHI
- a CDS encoding cupin domain-containing protein encodes the protein MYHNGYPYWGCSPRPQGGCIPIRDYGPHPFVVNIEGATKQNTTFRTALWTGEYLQLTLMSIEVGDDIGLEIHTDHDQFIRIEEGQGLVMMGDSKDRLDFQANVYEDYAIFIPAGKWHNLINTGCTPLKLYSIYAPPEHPHGTVHNTKQDAERAHGY
- a CDS encoding MFS transporter → MQTNEQVNDSYSNWQKNTILFLSSQTISLFGSALVQFSILWYITLTTESGLMMTMYIICGFLPTFFLSPIAGVWADRYNRKNLIIMADALIATATLILAIVFLLGYGTTWLLFLMASIRAVGTGIQTPAVGAILPQIVPADNLTKVNGINGSIHAIVNLLAPMASAVLLSIATLEAIFFIDVITAVIAIFTLLFLLKIPVHAKALQEQTTSYFKDLQLGINYIRQHAFLKKFFVFFAVFFVLIAPAAFLTPLQVTRSFGSDVWRLTAIEIAFSIGMMLGGFVMAFWGGFKNKIHTMTLGCMIFGLCTFALGIIPNFWIYLLFMSIIGVAIPLFNTPSTVLLQEKVEEEYLGRVFGVLGMISTSMMPLGMLVFGPLADVLKIEWLLIGSGILLFLQGFMLVGSKTLVKAGEKQL
- a CDS encoding cupin domain-containing protein, whose translation is METFQLADKMVFSDKSLTKKIIYSDNSILVFVLNFKPGQVLPPHTHPGMVTIVQILQGTAIFTVDGKDTQLTSGQGLICQEKEMLSLQNSGDEDLSLYVTLSPGPENKIFAEEI
- a CDS encoding GbsR/MarR family transcriptional regulator; translated protein: MNDIKILEKSRAMVIEALAQNMNLYGITQSAGRLYGLLFFANKPLTLDEMKEELGMSKTSMSVSVRSLLDLNMVEKVWVKGERKDLYTIKEDWYQCFFDYFTIKWRAAIMMNSSTMEKSIAKLKQLIDDPNTSEEIRESAMGDLKKLEERLNYYDWQDRLIDSFETQEILNFVPTDKKKDK
- a CDS encoding quaternary amine ABC transporter ATP-binding protein, translating into MITNIKIKVSDVTKIFGKSSKRALQLIKEGKSKDQILKETGSTVGVNRASFEVKSGEIFVIMGLSGSGKSTLVRLLNRLIEPTLGQIHIDGKDVVKMSKEELREVRRKKISMVFQKFALFPHRTVLENTEYGLEIQCIEKSNRHKKAMEALHLVGLNGYENQYPSQLSGGMQQRVGLARALANNPDILLMDEAFSALDPLIRKDMQNELLELQSTMEKTIVFITHDLDEALRIGDRIALMKDGNIVQIGTPEEILMSPSNEYVERFVEDVDLAKVLTAQHVMKRAETVQVDKGPRVALKLMKDLGISSIYVVDKQQTLLGAITAKDASKAAEENQSLTAILDKDINVVGTDTILIDLFDKVSSSSIPVAVTDGKGRLKGILIKGAVIGALAGNEQYINAVASSQVTESKEVM